TACAGAAAAAGATTATGAATTTTTTCATTTATACAAATGGTTTTTTTTGATATAATTTTCTACTGTGAATGGAACAAAACGGTTTATTGATAATCCCTTCTTAAGTTGCTGTCGGATAAATGTTGAAGAAATATCAGGAATCCTGCCTGATAGTTTAATGAACCCGTATTTTTTACTATCAGCCGGGATTGGATAACGATTACGTTGGCCGACAACAAATTTACACATTTGAGTAAGATTGTCTGATTTTGCCCAACTGCTAAAACTGTTTGCTGAATCAGAGCCGATAACAAAGTATATTTCTGATTGAGGTGGATGGTATTTCGTTTGGAAATAATTTAATGTCTGGTAGGTATATATTTTTTTCTTTCGGTTGAGTTCAAATTCAGATATTAAAAATTTTTTATCGCCAGCAATAGCAAGTTGCAACATTTTTTTTCTGTGATATGCACTGACTAATTTTCGGGATTTATGAGGCGGTAAATATGCAGGAACAAAAATCAAAAAGTCAAGTTTTAATTGTGATACTGACTTTTTAGCAAGTATAATGT
The window above is part of the Elusimicrobiota bacterium genome. Proteins encoded here:
- the nadD gene encoding nicotinate (nicotinamide) nucleotide adenylyltransferase yields the protein MKIGLLGGSFDPVHSGHIILAKKSVSQLKLDFLIFVPAYLPPHKSRKLVSAYHRKKMLQLAIAGDKKFLISEFELNRKKKIYTYQTLNYFQTKYHPPQSEIYFVIGSDSANSFSSWAKSDNLTQMCKFVVGQRNRYPIPADSKKYGFIKLSGRIPDISSTFIRQQLKKGLSINRFVPFTVENYIKKNHLYK